In the genome of Stegostoma tigrinum isolate sSteTig4 unplaced genomic scaffold, sSteTig4.hap1 scaffold_391, whole genome shotgun sequence, the window GGGGAACTGGGAAATGTTCTGTACCCGGatttgcagaatgcattggatgggATCGCTAAAGGGGGAACTGGGAAATGTTCTGTACCCGGatttgcagaatgcattggatgggTTCGCTAAAGGGGCAACTGGGAAATGTTCTGTACCCGGATTTGCAGAATGCATTTGGTGGGATCGCTAAAGGGGGAACTGGGAAATGTTCTGTACCCGGatttgcagaatgcattggatgggAGGCTAAAGGGTGAACTGGGAAATGTTCTGTACCCGGAAttgcagaatgcattggatgggTTCGCTAAAGGGGCAACTGGGAAATGTTCTGTTCCCGGATTTGCAGAATGCATTTGGTGGGATCGCTAAAGGGGGCACTGGGAAATGTTCTGTACCCGGatttgcagaatgcattggatgggAGGCTAAAGGGGGAACTGGGAAATGTTCTGTACCCGGatttgcagaatgcattggatgggATCGCTAAAGGGGGAACTGGGAAATGTTCTGTACCCGGatttgcagaatgcattggatgggAGGCTAAAGGGGGAACTGGGAAATGTTCTGTACCCGGatttgcagaatgcattggatgggATCGCTAAAGGGGGAACTGGGAAATGTTCTGTACCCGGatttgcagaatgcattggatgggAGGCTAAAGGGGGATCTGGGAAATGTTCTGTACCCGGatttgcagaatgcattggatgggATCGCTAAAGGGGGAACTGGGAAATGTTCTGTACCCGGAATTGCAGAATGCATTTGGTGGGATCGCTAAAGGGGCAACTAGGAAATGTTCTGTTCCCGGatttgcagaatgcattggatgggAGGCTAAAGGGGGAACTGGGAAATGTTCTGTACCCGGATTTGCAGAATGCATTTGGTGGGATCGCTAAAGGGGGAACTGGGAAATGTTCTGTACCCGGATTTGCAGAATGCATTTGGTGGGATCGCTAAAGGGGGAACTGGGAAATGTTCTGTACCCGGatttgcagaatgcattggatgggAGGCTAAAGGGGGAGCTGGGAAATGTTCTGTTCCCGGatttgcagaatgcattggatgggTTCGCTAAAGGGGGAACTGGGAAATGTTCTGTACCCGGatttgcagaatgcattggatgggAGGCTAAAGGGGGAGCTGGGAAATGTTCTGTTCCCGGatttgcagaatgcattggatgggATCGCTAAAGGGGGAACTGGGAAATGTTCTGTACCCGGatttgcagaatgcattggatgggATCGCTAAAGGGGGAACTGGGAAATGTTCTGTACCCGGatttgcagaatgcattggatgggTTCGCTAAAGGGGGAACTGGGAAATGTTCTGTACCCGGatttgcagaatgcattggatgggAGGCTAAAGGGGGAGCTGGGAAATGTTCTGTTCCCGGatttgcagaatgcattggatgggATCGCTAAAGGGGGAACTGGGAAATGTTCTGTACCCGGATTTGCAGAATGCATTTGGTGGGATCGCTAAAGGGGCAACTCGGAAATGTTCTGTACCCGGATTTGTTGAGAGGAATGGAGTaggtcggggggaagggaaaacGGGGGACAATAGACAGACAGGCAGATGCGGCGTACCTGGTTCCTCCGCTAGGGGGGGACGGGGAGGCGGCGGTCGCCGAATGCGCAGGCGCGACTGGAAGGAGGCCCGTCCGGTGGGATCGGCCAGGGCGCAGGCGCGCGAGGGGTGTATGAGGATCTTTTGAGGCGGGGAGGCGGTGCGCAGGCGCTCGTGGAGGTTTGGTCTGGTTGCCCCGGCGCGCAGGCGCGGACGGGTGGCCAGCCGGAGGAGGCGGCGCAAGTGCGGGAGGAGACGCGCAGGCGCGGTCGGCGCTCGCGGACGTTTGGACCGTCGGTGGGTTGGAGGGGGGGGGGCTTTGGGATGGTGGCTGCGCAGGCGCGGGAGGAGGCGCGCAGCCGCCGTCGGCGTCCGCCGCGCGGTGTGGGAGGCGGCGCGCAGGCGCGGTCGGCTGGAGAGCGGGGCGTGGGAGGAGGCGCGCAGGCGCAGTCGGCGTCGCCGcgggttgcggtgggggaaggggctgCATCGCTGCTGCTCGGGAGGAGGAGGATTCACCTCAAGAGTGCGGCCTCCCGGCATCGGTGTCCTGACAGTACCCTCAGGTGAGAGCTTCACTGTCGAAAGCGCCCTTTTTGTTTGACACGTGTGTGAAAATTAGAGGGGTCTTACCCGTCAGCGGCTCGGCCTCCGTTCCCTGTGCcacgggcgggcgggcgggcgcgGACTGCTTTGGCGGCGTAATGTTATTTATTTGTTCCCTTCTGCCCGATTGAAATGGGCGGGGCCGGGCGGTGgtaggtgggtggtggggggagaaaaaaaatccgCCCGCCCGCGCCGCCTCCTGCGGGTGCGGCCCACTGCGCATGCACCGCCCGACGTCACCGAGGGGCCCCGCCCCCCCCGGATCGGGTTCGTGACGCAAGAGGCCCCGCCCACTGGGTCTGAGTGTTGTCGGGGATATGAATGCGGGGCTTTGGGGGGAGACGTGGGGTGGACGCCGGGGAGGGGCTGGGGTGGGGCTTGGTTTGGACGCGGGGGAGGGGCTGGGGTGGGGCTTGGTTTGGACGCGGGGGAGGGGCTGGGGTGGGGCTTGGTTTGGACGCGGGGGAGGGGCTGGGTTTGGACgctggggtggggcttggggggGGGACGCGGGGGAGGGGCGTGGTTTGGACGCGGGGGAGGGGCTTGGTTTGGATGCGGGGGAGGGGCTTAGGGGGGACGCGGGGGCGGGGCTTGGGGCGACGACGCGGGGGCGGGGCTTGGGGGGACGACGCGGGGGAGGGGATTGCGTGGGAAACATTGGCGGGGAGAGGGGAATGGTGGGGAGACGTGGTGGAGGGAAAGGGGGTGGAATGGGGGAGGAGAATGGGAACGTGGGGGGCTAGATGAATGTGGAGGCGGAATGGGAGTGGGGGGTCATGTGAATGGTGGGGGGGAAACGGGGTTGGGGCGGAAACGGGGTGGCGGGGGCGGAAACGGGGTGGCGGGGGCGGAAACGGGGTGGCGGGGGCGGAAACGGGGGTGGCGGGAGCGGAAACGGGGGTGGCGGGGGAAGTGAACGGGGTTGGGGGGTAAGTGAACGGGGTTGGGGGGTAAGTGAACGGCGGGGGGGAAGCGGGAGTGGGGGGTGAAGTGAATGGCGGGGGGGAAGCGGGAGTGGGGGGTGAAGTGAATGGCGGGGGGGAAGCGGGAGTGGGGGGTGAAGTGAATGGCGGGGGGAAGCGGGAGTGGCGGGTGAAGTGAATGGCGGGGGGGAAGCGGGAGTGGCGGGTGAAGTGAATGGCGGGGGGGAAGCGGGAGTGGGGGGTGAAGTGAATGGCGGGGGGGAAGTGAATGGCGGGGGGGAAGCGGGAGTGCGGGGGGGGAagcgggagtgggggggggaagcgggagtgggggggggaagcgggagtgggggggggaagcgggagtggggggggaagcgggagtgggggggggaagcgggagtggggggggaagcgggaggtgggggggggaagcgggaggtggggggggaagcgGGAGTGGTGGGGGAAGCGGGAGTGGTGGGGGGAAGCGGGAGTGGTGGGGGAAGCGGGGAGTGGTGGGGTGAAGTGAATGGCGGGGGGAAGCGGGAGTGGTGGGGTGAAGTGAATGGCGGGGGTGAAGCGGGAGTGGGGGGTGAAGTGAATGGCGGGGGGGAAGCGGGAGTGGGGGGTGAAGTGAATGGCGGGGGGGAAGCGGGAGTGGGGGGTGAAGTGAATGGCGGGGGGGAAGCGGGAGTTGGGGGGTGATGTGAATGACGGGGGGGAAGCGGGAGTGGGGGGTGAAGTGAATGGCGGGGGGGAAGCGGGAGTTGGGGGGGATGTGAATGACGGGGGGGAAGCGGGAGTGGGGGGTGAAGTGAATGGCGGGGGGGAAGCGGGAGTGCGGGGTGAAGTGAATGGCGGGGGGGAAGCGGGAGTTGGGGGGGATGTGAATGACGGTGGGGAAGCGGGAGTGGGGGGTGAAGTGAATGGCGGGGGGGAAGCGGGAGTGGGGGGTGAAGTGAATGGTGGGGGGTGAAGTGAATGGCGGGGGGAAGCGGGAGTTGGGGGGGATGTGAATGACGGGGGGGAAGCGGGAGTTGGGGGGGATGTGAATGGCGGGGGGGATGCGGGAGTGGGGGGTGAAGTGAATGGCGGGGGGAAGCgggagtggggggggatgtgAATGGCGGGGGGGGAAGCGGGAGTGGGGGGTGAAGTGAATGGCGGGGGAAGCGGGAGTGGGGGGTGAAGTGAATGGCGGGGGGAagcgggagtgggggggggtgtgaaTGGCGGGGGGGAATGTGAATGGCGGGGGGGaagcggggagtgggggggggtgtgaaTGGCGGGGGGGAAGCGGGAGTGGGGGGGATGTGAATGGCGGGGGGAAGCGGGAGTTGGGGTGAAGTGAATGACGGGGGGGAAGCGGGAGTCGGGGGGGaagcggggagtgggggggtgaagTGAATGGCGGGGGGGGAAGCGAGAGTGGGGTGGATGTGAATGGCGGGGGGGAAGGCGGAGTGGGGGGTGAAGTGAATGGCGGGGGGGAAGCGGGAGTGGGGGGTGAAGTGAATGGCGGGGGGGAAGTGAATGGCGGGGGGGAagcgggagtgggggggggaagcgggagtggggggggaagcgggagtgggggggggaagcgggagtgggggggggaagcgggagtggggggggaagcgggagtgggggggggaagcgggaggtggggggggaagcgGGAGTGGTGGGGGAAGCGGGAGTGGTGGGGGAAGCGGGAGTGGTGGGGGAAGCGGGAGTGGTGGGGTGAAGTGAATGGCGGGGGGAAGCGGGAGTGGTGGGGTGAAGTGAATGGCGGGGGTGAAGCGGGAGTGGGGGGTGAAGTGAATGGCGGGGGGGAAGCGGGAGTGGGGGGTGAAGTGAATGGCGGGGGGGAAGCGGGAGTGGGGGGTGAAGTGAATGGCGTGGGGGAAGCGGGAGTTGGGGGGTGATGTGAATGACGGGGGGGAAGCGGGAGTGGGGGGTGAAGTGAATGGCGGGGGGGAAGCGGGAGTTGGGGGGGATGTGAATGACGGGGGGGAAGCGGGAGTGGGGGGTGAAGTGAATGGCGGGGGGGAAGCGGGAGTGCGGGGTGAAGTGAATGGCGGGGGGGAAGCGGGAGTTGGGGGGGATGTGAATGACGGTGGGGAAGCGGGAGTGGGGGGTGAAGTGAATGGCGGGGGGGAAGCGGGAGTGGGGGGTGAAGTGAATGGTGGGGGGTGAAGTGAATGGCGGGGGGGAAGCGGGAGTTGGGGGGGATGTGAATGACGGGGGGGAAGCGGGAGTTGGGGGGGATGTGAATGGCGGGGGGGATGCGGGAGTGGGGGGTGAAGTGAATGGCGGGGGGAAGCgggagtggggggggatgtgAATGGCGGGGGGGAAGCGGGAGTGGGGGGTGAAGTGAATGGCGGGGGGAAGCGGGAGTGGGGGGTGAAGTGAATGGCGGGGGGGAagcgggagtgggggggggtgtgaaTGGCGGGGGGGAATGTGAATGGCGGGGGGGAagcgggagtgggggggggtgtgaaTGGCGGGGGGGAAGCGGGAGTGGGGGGGATGTGAATGGCGGGGGGGAAGCGGGAGTTGGGGGTGAAGTGAATGACGGGGGGGAAGCGGGAGTCGGGGGGGAAGCGGGAGTGGGGGGTGAAGTGAATGGCGGGGGGGAAGCGAGAGTGGGGTGGATGTGAATGGCGGGGGGGAAGCGGGAGTGGGGGGTGAAGTGAATGGCGGGGGGGGAAgcgagagtggggggggatgtgAATGGCGGGGGGGAAGCgggagtggggggggatgtgAATGGCGGGGGGAAGCGGGAGTGGTGGGTGAATTGAATGGCGGGGGGGAAGCGGGAGTGGGGGGTGAAGTGAATGGCGGGGGGGAAGCGAGAGTGGGGGGTGAAGTGAATGGCGGGGGGAAGCGGGAGTGGGGGGGATGTGAATGGGGTCGGGGGGAAGCGGGAGTCGGGGGGGATGTGAATGGGGTCGGGGGAAGCGGGAGTGGGGGGGATGTGAATGGGGTCGGGGGGAAGCGGGAGTGGGGGGGATGTGAATGGGGTCGGGGAGAAGCgggagtggggggggatgtgAATGGGGTCGGGGGGAAGCGGGAGTGGGGGTGGATGTGAATGGGGTCGGGGGAagcgggagtgggggggggatgtgAATGGCAGGGGGGAAGCGGGAGTGGGGGGGTGAAGTGAACGGGGTCGGGGGGAAGCgggagtggggggggatgtgAATGGGGTCGGGGGGAAGCGGGAGTTGGGGGGGGATGTGAATGGCAGGGGGGAAGCGGGAGTGGGGGGGTGAAGTGAACGGGGTCGGGGGGAAGCGGGAGTGGGGGGGATGTGAATGGCGGGGGGAAGCGGGAGTGGGGGGGATGTGAATGGCGGGGGGGAAGCGGGAGTCGGGGGGATGTGAATGGGGTCGGGGAagcgggagtgggggggggatgtgAATGGCAGGGGGGAAGCGGGAGTGGGGGGGTGAAGTGAACGGGGTCGGGGGGAAGCGGGAGTGGGGGGGATGTGAATGGCGGGGGGAAGCGGGAGTGGGGGGGATGTGAATGGCGGGGGGAAGCGGGAGTTGGGGGGATGTGAACGGCGGGGGGAAGCGGGAGTGGGGGGGATGTGAACGGCAGGGGGGAAGCGGGAGTGGGGGGTGAAGTGAACGGGGTCGGGGGGAagcgggagtggggggggaagtgaACGGAATTGGGGGGATGTGAACGGGGTGGTGGGGAAGCGCGAGTTGTGGGGATGTAAGAATGGGCGGGTGGGAATGGCAGGATACTGGGAATGGGGACGAATAAGAAGGGGAATGGGAGGGAATGGGGACAGGGAGAATGGCGAGGGTGGGCCTTCAATTGCCAACAGCCAccccactccctctcatttccagCAGGTACCTGTATCCCCGAGGGAAGAGGGACATCATCACGGGCCCTACTGCCCACCCTCTTGAGATGGCCACCCAGGAcgtggaggaggaagaggaagggtCAGGGGCTGAGGAAAGGTTAACAGCAGCTCCCCAGCCCGCAGAAGAGGAGCCCTCCCTGGGCACAGGCGCGGGGGAATGGGAGTGGAGAGGCGGTCACCGGTGGCATGAGCAGGTGCCCCCCTGCACCACGACCCACCCCTGCCGGAAGAGCTACATCTGCAACGAGTGCGGCCGCAGCTTCGACAAGTACTCCAACTTCAAGCAGCACCTGCGGGTGCACTCGGGGGAGAAGCCATTCTCCTGCCGGGTCTGCGGCAAGGACTTCAACCTGCTGTCCAACCTGCGGCGGCACGAGCGGACCCACACCGGGGAGCGGCCCTTCTCCTGCCGGGTCTGCGGCAAGGCCTTCAGTGAGCTGTCGAGCCTGCGGCGGCACGAGAGGACCCACACCGGGGAGCGGCCCTTCCCCTGCCCCTTCTGTGCCAAGGCCTTCAGCAGGTCATGCATGCTGGTGATCCACCAACGCACCCACACCGGGGAGCGCCCCTTCCGCTGCCCTGACTGCGACAAGAGGTTCAGCGACCCCTCCAGCCTCCGCAGCCACCAGCGCACCCACACGGGCGAGCGGCCCTTCCGCTGCCCGCAATGCCCCAAGGCCTTCCGATACTCCTCCAGCCTGCTGCAGCACCAGCGGGCCCACGCCGGCGAGAGGCTGCACACCTGCCCGCTCTGCGACAAAGGCTTCACCAAGTCGTCCACCCTGGCCCAGCACCGCAGCACCCACAGCCGGGAGCGGCCCCACAAGTGCCCGGTCTGCCAGCGCGGCTTCTCCCGGGCCTCCGTCCTGGGGAGGCACCAGCGGGTCCACGCCTGGGAGGGGCCGCGCGCCTGCGCCGATTGTGGGGCCAGCTTCGGCACCTCGGCCGGGCTCCATGGGCACCAGTGCCccccggggggcgggggggcccAGGTGCCCGCGCAGGGCTGACGTGCAGCCTCTTCCCCACCCCGCCCACCATCACTTTGGGACCCGGCCCTCCCCACCAAACCTCCCTTCTTTCACTGCGCGGGGTCTCACGGATGTTTCGCCCAACCTCCAGGACTGACTGAGACCCCGAGGGGCCCGTTTTCGCAGGTCCAGTACTTCCTCTTTCAGATGCCCCCACTTTTGCTCTTGCAGAGGATGGGTGGTTGGggtgagtgggtggggggggcacgGGTGGGAAGGGAGGAAACCTAAGCCGCACGGACCAGAGTTGTGCCTCGACGGGCTAAGAGCGACCACGGTGTTTATTGAAGGGTAAAGAATATACTGGGAAACACTTTCAAAAAAGACACAAGCCACTTTTCGGAGGTGTGCCCAAGTCTCGTTGGACGTGGTCCACACCACCTCTGAGCTCGGGTTGGCCACTAGGagctccatctatctctctcccttctcacaccccccccccccccccccccaattcctgGGGGTTGAGCCTTGTCTCTATCAATAGAGTCCTGTTTGGGGCAGAGGCAAGGGGCGCGAGTCTGCGGGACGGATTCGCGCGGCAAAGGGAGCGGGCCCTTCGGCCCCTCCGTTCACCAAACTAGCCCGGCCCCATATCCCCTCCGAACCTTTCCCGACCCATGTACTCATTGCAAATGTCCTTTTAAAGCTGGTGGCTGTCCcgcacccacctcttcctcaggaagTGTCGCTCCGCGCAGGCATGACCCTCTGTGTAGAAGACAAAATTGCCCCCCTGCCCATTTTGAAGGtgtcccctcgtcttgaaatctcccccaccccagggaacagacactccccccccccccacccccccgatgAACCTTAATCCTGACCccacaattttataaatctcgaaaagttgccccttacgcGCCGGCCTCCCCTTGTAACCCAAAACACTCCGcctccggcaacatcctggttaaatCTCTAACCTGGCCCCCCACAACCTCCGGCTTTAATAATGTCCCTCCCTGTGACGGGGGTGCGGGCACACAGTTgctgcagaagaggcctcaccgatgCCCCCACCCCAACGTGATGTCCCCACCAACTCCTTAGACCCCACCCCGAAAGGGTCTGACAGACGAAGGCCAGCGTGCCGAaggccttcctcaccaccctgtcgacCCGGGACGCCGACTTCAAAGGGTATGTCCCCAGGTCCCTCGGTTCTACAACACGAACCCCAGGACCCTGCTTTTAATTGGGTAAGGCCTGCCCCTTAGCCAAATTAAACTCGGACCTCTCTTGACCTCAAACTATCAGCATTTTTCCCCAAATCTATTTGGGTTGATGAAAGATGGGGCATACCCTGACTGCCGCACTGCTTGGTGGAAAACGTGGGCTTGATTTTCGGGGTCGCTCTCTCTACTGAGCGAAACGCCACTTCCTGCTTGTTGCCTTGCCATGCTGCAGTCTGGATTCATGTCCGCAGGACACCTGCGCATCTCCCTGCAAGTTCACTTTGCAAAGCACGGTGGCTGCGTGGtcagctctgctgcctcataAGGCCAGGGACCCTGGGGGCGACTATCAGTGtgcgcacattctccccgtttctgcacgtgtttcctcccgcagtctgCAGGAcgggcgggttggccgtgctacattacccacagtgcccccaAGGACGTGCGGGTCTgggcggattggccgtgctacattacccacagtgcccccaAGGAAGTGCGGGTCAGGGCGGGTAGgccgtgctacattacccacagtgccccggggacgTGCGGGTCAGGCGGGTTGGCCGTGccacattacccacagtgccccggggacgtgcgggtcagggcgggttggccgtgctccattacccacagtgccccggggacgtgcgggtcagggcgggttggccgtgctacattacccacagtgccccggggacgtgcgggtcagggcgggttggccgtgctacattacccacagtgccccaggGGACAGTCTTTTCAGGGTCAATGTAATCCCCTTTTCTGCAAAGAGAGAATCGTGGCTCCCATTTCTGCCCCCTCCCTTCaaatccctccctccctatctccgtcacctcctccagcccctacagccctcaccctcctgttcaaatcccctccctccctatctccgtcaccgcCTCCTGCCCTCTCCCgtcctcaccctcctgttcaaatcccctccctccctatctccgtcacctcctccagcccatacagccctcaccctcctgttcaaatcccctccctccctatctccgtcaccgcCTCCTGCCCTCTCCCGTCCTCACCCTCccgttcaaatcccctccctccctatctccatcactaCAATCCTcatcctcctgttcaaatcccctccctccctatctccgtcacccccctacagccctcaccctcctgttcaaatcccctccctccctatctccgtcacctcctccagcccctacagacctcaccctcctgttcaaatcccctccctccctatctccgtcacctcctccagcccctacagccctcaccctcctgttcaaatcccctccctccctatctccgtcacctcctccagcccctacagccctcaccctcctgttcaaatcccctccctccctatctccgtcacctcctccagcccctacagccctcaccctcctgttcaaatccctccctccctatctccgtcacctcctccagcccctacagccctcaccctcctgttcaaatcccctccctccctatctccgtcacctcctccagcccctacagccctcaccctcctgttcaaatccccctccctccctatctccgtcacctcctccagcccctacagccctcaccctcctgttcaaatcccctccctccctatctccgtcacctcctccagcccctacagccctcaccctcctgttcaaatcccctccctccctatctccgtcacctcctccagcccctacagccctcaccctcctgttcaaatcccctccctccctatctccgtcacctcctccagcccctacagccctcaccctcccttcaaatcccctccctccctatctccgtcaccgcCTCCTGCCCTCTCCCgtcctcaccctcctgttcaaatcccctccctccctatctccgtcacctcctccagcccatacagccctcaccctcctgttcaaatcccctcctccctatctccgtcaccgcCTCCTGCCCTCTCCCGTCCTCACCCTCccgttcaaatcccctccctccctatctccatcactaCAATCCTcatcctcctgttcaaatcccctccctccctatctccgtcacccccgacagccctcaccctcctgttcaaatcccctccctccctatctccgtcacctcctccagcccctacagccctcaccctcctgttcaaatcccctccctccctatctccgtcacctcctccagcccctacagccctcagcctcctgttcaaatcccctccctccctatctccgccacctcctccagccctctccctcctgttcaaatccctccctccctatctccgtcacctcctccagcccctacagacctcaccctcctgttcaaatcccctccctccctatctccgtcacctcctccagcccctacagccctcagcctcctgttcaaatcccctccctccctatctccgccacctcctccagccctctccctcctgttcaaatcccctccctccctatctccgtcacctcctccagcccctacagtcctcaccctcctgttcaaatcccctccctccctatcttccgtcacctcctccagcccctacagcccttaCCCTCccttcaaatcccctccctccctatctccgtcacctcctccagcccctacagtcctcaccctcctgttcaaatcccctccctccctatctccgttacctcctccagcccctacagccctcaccctccggttcaaatcccctccctccctatctctgtcaccacctccagccccctgcagccctcaccctcctgttcaaatcccctccctccctatctccgccacctcctccagctctcaccctcctgttcaaatcccctccctccctatctccgtcacctcctccagccctacagccctcagcctcctgttcaaatcccctccctccctatctccgtcacctccaccagcccctacaatcctcaccctcctgttcaaatcccctccctccctatctccgtcacctcctccagtccctacagccctcaccctcctgttcaaatcccctccctccctatctccgtcacctccaccagcccctacaaTCCTcatcctcctgttcaaatcccctccctccctatctccgtcacctcctccagcccctacagccctctccctcctgttcaaatcccctccctccctatctccgtcacctcctcccagcccctacagccctctccctcccttcaaatccctccctccctatctccaccacctcctccagcccctacagccctcatcctcctgttcaaatcccctccctccctatctccgtcacctcctccagcccatacagctctcaccctcctgttcaaatcccctccctccctatctccgtcaccgcCTCCTGCCCTCTCCCgtcctcaccctcctgttcaaatcccctccctccttatctccgtcacctcctccagcccctacagccctcaccctcctgttcaaatcccctccctccctatctccgtcacctcctccagcccctacagccctcaccctcctgttcaatcccctccctccctatctccgtcacctcctccagcccctacagccctcaccctcctgttcaaatcccctccctccctatctccgtcacctcctccagcccctacacgcctcaccctcctgttcaaatcccctccctccctatctccgtcacctcctccagcccctacacgcctcaccctcctgttcaaatcccctccctctatgtttccgtcacctcctccagccctcgCCCTCGTCTTGAAACACCTCCCTCCGTACCACCGTTGCCTCTCCCTGTAGAAC includes:
- the LOC132208428 gene encoding zinc finger protein 501-like, which encodes MVAAQAREEARSRRRRPPRGVGGGAQARSAGERGVGGGAQAQSASPRVAVGEGAASLLLGRRRIHLKSAASRHRCPDSTLSRYLYPRGKRDIITGPTAHPLEMATQDVEEEEEGSGAEERLTAAPQPAEEEPSLGTGAGEWEWRGGHRWHEQVPPCTTTHPCRKSYICNECGRSFDKYSNFKQHLRVHSGEKPFSCRVCGKDFNLLSNLRRHERTHTGERPFSCRVCGKAFSELSSLRRHERTHTGERPFPCPFCAKAFSRSCMLVIHQRTHTGERPFRCPDCDKRFSDPSSLRSHQRTHTGERPFRCPQCPKAFRYSSSLLQHQRAHAGERLHTCPLCDKGFTKSSTLAQHRSTHSRERPHKCPVCQRGFSRASVLGRHQRVHAWEGPRACADCGASFGTSAGLHGHQCPPGGGGAQVPAQG
- the LOC132208429 gene encoding uncharacterized protein LOC132208429; the protein is MPPPQRDVPTNSLDPTPKGSDRRRPACRRPSSPPCRPGTPTSKGAPLPTVPRGRAGQGGLAVLHYPQCPGDVRVRAGWPCYITHSAPGDSLFRVNVIPFSAKRESWLPFLPPPFKSPPSLSPSPPPALSRPHPPVQIPSLPISVTSSSPYSPHPPVQIPSSLSPSPPPALSRPHPPVQIPSLPISITTILILLFKSPPSLSPSPPTALTLLFKSPPSLSPSPPPAPTALTLLFKSPPSLSPSPPPAPTALSLLFKSPPSLSPPPPPALSLLFKSLPPYLRHLLQPLQTSPSCSNPLPPYLRHLLQPLQPSASCSNPLPPYLRHLLQPSPSCSNPLPPYLRHLLQPLQSSPSCSNPLPPYLPSPPPAPTALTLPSNPLPPYLRHLLQPLQSSPSCSNPLPPYLRYLLQPLQPSPSGSNPLPPYLCHHLQPPAALTLLFKSPPSLSPPPPPALTLLFKSPPSLSPSPPPALQPSASCSNPLPPYLRHLHQPLQSSPSCSNPLPPYLRHLLQSLQPSPSCSNPLPPYLRHLHQPLQSSSSCSNPLPPYLRHLLQPLQPSPSCSNPLPPYLRHLLQPLQPSSSCSNPLPPYLRHLLQPIQLSPSCSNPLPPYLRHRLLPSPVLTLLFKSPPSLSPSPPPAPTALTLLFKSPPSLSPSPPPAPTALTLLFNPLPPYLRHLLQPLQPSPSCSNPLPPYLRHLLQPLHASPSCSNPLPPYLRHLLQPLHASPSCSNPLPLCFRHLLQPSPSS